The DNA window TTGTGGCCGGATTCCTGAACCGGCAGCAGATTCTCATCATCGGAGTGGGTTGCGCCATCCTAAGCGAGATGTTCAGCGCGCTGGAAAGCTCAGCGGAAATTCCCCGGACGGCGCTGGTGGCGATCGCCCTGGCCGGTGGCGGGCTTTTTTTCCGCGAGTTGATTCACAATCGCCAACTGGTAGTGCAGCACATGGGGGAACTGGAGGAGCAGTTTCGCTTGCGCCGTGATGCTGAGGAGCAACTGCGGGTTTTGGTGGAGACGAGTCCGGTCGCGATTCTCACCACCGATGGGAATGGCAGTATTCTGATTGCGAATCATGCCGCGGAGGCGATGTTTGGCGTCGATCCGGCTCAGGCCCGAGGCGATTCGATTTGCAGGTATCTTCCCAATCTGGAAACTGTTCTCGGCAATGACCATATGCCGGTCTATCGTACGGCGATCCAGTGCCCCGGACATCGACGGTCAGGTGAGATCTTTCTGGCCGAGGTTTGGTTCTCTACCTATGCAACCGATGCGGGGCCACGCCTGGCCGCGATCGTCGCCGACTTGTCGGAGGAAGAAAACACTTCCACCACCACGACTGCGGTTTCTGGCAACGCACGCGCATT is part of the Bryobacter aggregatus MPL3 genome and encodes:
- a CDS encoding LuxR C-terminal-related transcriptional regulator, which gives rise to MSIGALLVACIAVMDWLTKPYLSLGFLYLFPILLVAGFLNRQQILIIGVGCAILSEMFSALESSAEIPRTALVAIALAGGGLFFRELIHNRQLVVQHMGELEEQFRLRRDAEEQLRVLVETSPVAILTTDGNGSILIANHAAEAMFGVDPAQARGDSICRYLPNLETVLGNDHMPVYRTAIQCPGHRRSGEIFLAEVWFSTYATDAGPRLAAIVADLSEEENTSTTTTAVSGNARALVERAIETLRLSLGSLPVVAPPALEVESSGPDNGTPLKKLTERETQVLRLVLEGLTNKEIGTRLQVSESSVKATLQQLFAKVAVRTRSQLVRVALESYRDQFPR